A single genomic interval of Bacillus sp. es.036 harbors:
- a CDS encoding glycosyltransferase, with translation MILIYTCILGVFLLWTIINSLFMPRLQGTGDENGLVSILVPLRDEERNVSELVQSLKKLTYQNIEVLLLDDHSTDQTLDLLFKYTKNDQRFTIIQGKDLPEGWTGKVYACHQLSERAKGDYLLFHDADLRLSPNAIQAALSLMIKRRASMLTGFPAFPVSLFLEKLLVPLQHFVVHFHLPIAPANGTMLPSFTAAHGAFIMVHQEAYKQVGGHASIQETLLDDIDLAKAFKKKGRKVLLANITNMVTCYMYQTNREVWEGFTKNLFPGLGRSRFLIIMLFIFYGLFYVGPLVLLPIGLYTFMTDSLQLTLFIPYLLIVLQKLWIDRRTNQKMTLAFLMPLSAIAFMTLLIHSMRTGLKQKGYVWKGRTYS, from the coding sequence ATGATACTTATTTATACTTGTATTCTTGGTGTATTTCTTCTTTGGACGATCATTAATTCGCTATTCATGCCACGCCTTCAAGGGACGGGGGACGAGAATGGGCTAGTATCCATTCTTGTCCCCCTTCGTGATGAGGAACGTAACGTAAGTGAGCTTGTCCAAAGTTTAAAAAAGCTGACGTATCAAAACATTGAAGTTCTCCTTCTGGATGATCACTCTACGGATCAAACGCTGGATTTACTTTTTAAATATACAAAAAACGATCAGCGCTTTACCATTATACAAGGGAAAGATCTTCCTGAAGGATGGACTGGTAAAGTATACGCTTGTCATCAGCTTAGTGAACGTGCGAAAGGAGACTATTTGCTTTTTCATGATGCTGACTTACGTTTGTCGCCTAATGCCATTCAAGCAGCACTCTCTCTTATGATAAAGCGTAGGGCTTCTATGTTAACAGGTTTCCCTGCATTTCCAGTCAGCCTTTTTCTCGAAAAGCTACTTGTACCACTTCAACATTTTGTTGTTCATTTCCATCTTCCAATAGCTCCAGCAAACGGAACAATGCTCCCCTCCTTCACCGCAGCTCATGGGGCATTTATTATGGTGCATCAGGAAGCATACAAGCAGGTTGGTGGTCATGCGAGCATTCAAGAAACGCTACTTGATGACATTGATTTAGCAAAAGCATTTAAGAAAAAAGGACGTAAGGTGCTCCTTGCGAATATTACGAACATGGTCACGTGCTACATGTATCAAACAAATCGAGAAGTATGGGAAGGTTTCACGAAAAATTTATTCCCAGGTCTTGGACGCTCTAGGTTTCTAATAATAATGCTATTTATTTTTTACGGTCTCTTTTATGTCGGCCCGCTTGTTCTACTACCGATTGGACTTTATACCTTTATGACAGACTCACTTCAACTCACTTTATTTATCCCCTACCTGCTTATCGTTTTACAAAAACTATGGATTGATAGGAGAACGAATCAGAAAATGACGCTAGCATTTCTCATGCCACTTAGCGCTATTGCATTTATGACGCTTCTGATCCATTCAATGCGAACAGGCTTAAAACAGAAGGGGTATGTTTGGAAAGGAAGAACTTACTCATGA
- a CDS encoding carotenoid biosynthesis protein, translated as MNWDNIIFRLFIFWYCCGLILVGFDLLPPFLNWANAFFLILCGILGSIYFIRTFGSLWGLSFASFIFVISMLAEGLGVHYGLIFGQYVYSGDFGFKIAEVPIGIGFAWIMVIAVTHVLAMQIIEKMKESYIKWIVYALTGALIAVLIDLIIDPVAYLVKGYWGWEGNGVYYNVPFQNFTGWFWVSLFFHLLLYPLYVRNKVPDQASFHVWKHRMAMLFGLVMGMFIFLALLDGLWLACLLTSIPTLFLLLTYKKKINQQNATVEEVTV; from the coding sequence ATGAATTGGGATAATATTATTTTTCGACTTTTTATTTTTTGGTACTGCTGCGGGTTGATCCTAGTAGGATTCGACCTGCTTCCCCCATTTCTTAATTGGGCAAATGCCTTTTTCCTCATACTTTGTGGAATACTAGGCAGCATCTATTTTATACGTACTTTCGGATCTTTATGGGGGCTATCTTTTGCCTCCTTTATCTTTGTGATTAGTATGTTGGCAGAAGGTCTTGGCGTACATTACGGACTTATCTTCGGCCAATATGTTTATTCAGGTGATTTTGGTTTTAAAATTGCTGAGGTTCCAATCGGCATTGGCTTTGCATGGATTATGGTGATCGCCGTCACGCATGTTTTAGCTATGCAAATCATCGAAAAAATGAAAGAAAGCTATATAAAATGGATCGTTTATGCTCTAACAGGCGCGCTCATTGCGGTTTTAATTGATTTAATCATTGATCCCGTCGCTTATTTAGTAAAAGGCTACTGGGGTTGGGAGGGAAATGGCGTTTATTATAACGTTCCTTTCCAAAATTTCACTGGATGGTTTTGGGTGTCTCTCTTTTTCCATCTTTTACTCTACCCTCTTTATGTGCGGAATAAAGTGCCTGATCAAGCTTCTTTCCACGTATGGAAACACCGAATGGCAATGTTGTTTGGATTGGTAATGGGGATGTTTATTTTCTTAGCATTGCTTGACGGACTCTGGCTTGCTTGTTTACTAACATCTATTCCGACACTGTTTCTTTTACTAACCTATAAGAAGAAAATAAATCAGCAAAATGCTACAGTCGAAGAGGTGACTGTCTAA
- a CDS encoding phytoene desaturase family protein, whose product MSKKTIVIGAGLGGLSAAIRLAADGHKVTVLEKNERAGGKLNKRSGQGFKFDTGPSILTMPWVLEKLFKSAKRNVNDYMTIKRIEPQWRTFFEDGAQIDVTSDIAVMLSEVHKRSEKDYSNFLSYLDYCKTMFDLSLKSFYKKSLSGIQDLQKLHSFKDLLTMDPMKSMNQATEKYLDDKHLQQLFNFFIMYIGSSPYHSPAILSQLVYVQLGLGIYYVEGGMYNIAEGMLKLLDELGVDVQVNTEVAEILTVNKKAAGVKLANGTTMEADLIVSNLEGIPAHETLLKGEPGAEKVKKDLQKYTPTVSGLVLLLGVNKTFDQLQHHNFFFSKDPELEFKQIFDEGVPADDPTVYIGVSSKSDPTQAPSGKENLFVLTHVPPLQPGESFEKHRGRYREIVLDKLERMGMTGLRESIEFEYQFIPDDIKNLYGSNGGSIYGVATDRKVNGGFKIPSRSTLIDNLYFVGGSTHPGGGVPMVTLSGQLTADLIAEDQKLKDEQTG is encoded by the coding sequence ATGAGCAAAAAAACAATCGTAATTGGGGCTGGCCTTGGTGGACTTTCAGCCGCTATTCGCCTCGCTGCAGATGGACACAAAGTAACTGTACTTGAAAAAAACGAACGAGCTGGTGGTAAGTTAAACAAACGTTCCGGTCAAGGATTTAAGTTTGATACAGGACCTTCCATCCTCACAATGCCCTGGGTGCTCGAGAAACTGTTCAAAAGTGCGAAGCGAAATGTAAACGATTATATGACGATTAAGCGAATTGAACCTCAGTGGAGAACTTTTTTTGAAGACGGTGCACAAATTGATGTTACGAGTGACATCGCGGTCATGTTATCTGAGGTACATAAACGCTCAGAGAAAGATTATTCCAACTTCCTATCCTACTTAGATTATTGCAAAACTATGTTTGACCTGAGTCTTAAAAGTTTTTACAAGAAAAGTTTATCAGGCATTCAAGATTTGCAAAAGCTTCACTCATTTAAAGATCTTCTCACAATGGATCCGATGAAATCAATGAATCAGGCTACAGAAAAGTATCTTGATGATAAGCATCTTCAACAGCTTTTCAACTTCTTCATTATGTATATAGGTTCTTCGCCTTATCATTCTCCTGCTATCCTATCACAGCTTGTGTACGTCCAACTTGGTCTAGGAATCTATTATGTTGAAGGCGGGATGTACAACATAGCAGAAGGAATGCTAAAGCTTCTCGATGAACTAGGTGTCGACGTTCAAGTGAATACAGAGGTAGCTGAGATTCTTACTGTAAACAAAAAAGCCGCTGGCGTAAAGCTTGCAAATGGAACAACGATGGAAGCTGATTTAATTGTCAGCAACCTTGAAGGAATTCCTGCACATGAGACGCTTTTAAAAGGCGAACCTGGAGCAGAAAAAGTGAAAAAAGATCTCCAAAAATATACACCGACTGTATCAGGTCTTGTTCTGTTACTTGGAGTTAATAAAACATTCGATCAGCTGCAACATCACAATTTCTTTTTCTCGAAAGATCCAGAGCTTGAATTCAAACAAATCTTTGATGAAGGTGTTCCTGCTGACGATCCAACTGTTTACATTGGCGTCTCTTCAAAATCAGATCCGACACAAGCACCTTCTGGAAAAGAAAATTTATTTGTGTTAACGCATGTCCCTCCACTTCAGCCTGGCGAGAGCTTTGAAAAACATCGCGGTAGATACCGCGAAATTGTGCTTGATAAGTTAGAAAGAATGGGCATGACAGGTCTTCGTGAATCGATCGAATTCGAATATCAGTTTATACCGGATGATATTAAAAATTTATATGGATCTAATGGAGGATCGATTTACGGAGTTGCTACCGATCGTAAAGTGAACGGAGGATTTAAAATCCCATCTAGAAGTACGTTGATTGATAACCTCTACTTTGTAGGTGGTTCGACACATCCAGGCGGTGGGGTACCGATGGTCACACTCTCAGGACAGTTAACTGCAGACTTAATTGCGGAGGATCAGAAATTGAAAGATGAGCAAACTGGCTAA
- a CDS encoding glycosyl-4,4'-diaponeurosporenoate acyltransferase, with translation MHVIHLTVLELILVNIFAWLIIHVSISYICLRLPDSFYESKKTGLESNKKELNFYEGLRIRKWKTILPDGGDVFKGGFRKKELKTLSSSYLTKFIVETRRAEVTHWLLIPPSILFFLWNPMNIGFAMVGYALIVNLPFILIQRYNRLRLKPLLSKQLKKEQRRGNSIGTFGV, from the coding sequence ATGCACGTTATCCACTTAACCGTCCTAGAATTAATCTTAGTGAATATTTTTGCATGGCTGATTATTCATGTATCTATCTCTTATATTTGCCTTCGTTTGCCAGATTCCTTTTACGAATCAAAAAAAACTGGGTTAGAGAGCAACAAAAAGGAACTAAATTTCTATGAAGGCTTACGAATACGTAAATGGAAAACCATACTTCCTGATGGGGGAGACGTGTTTAAAGGTGGCTTTCGAAAGAAAGAGTTAAAGACACTTAGCTCATCCTATCTTACGAAATTTATTGTTGAGACAAGACGTGCAGAAGTGACCCACTGGCTCCTAATCCCGCCTTCCATTTTGTTTTTTTTATGGAATCCAATGAATATTGGGTTCGCTATGGTTGGGTACGCACTAATTGTTAATCTTCCATTTATCCTGATTCAACGGTACAATCGACTCAGGTTAAAACCATTACTAAGTAAACAGTTGAAAAAAGAGCAGCGCAGGGGGAATTCCATTGGAACATTTGGGGTTTGA
- the fni gene encoding type 2 isopentenyl-diphosphate Delta-isomerase: MEHLGFEQTEKRKNEHIDICLTEEVEGAGLTTGLERYRFKHNPLPEIAYDEVDISTSFLNKKLNTPFLISSMTGGTERAWEINKRLAKAAEAHGWALGVGSMRAAIQESKSVYSFDVRKYAPTIPVLANIGAVQLNYGFTIEECKRAIDLIQADALLLHLNPLQEVFQPEGDTDFQDLIVKIREVAKAIPVPLGIKEVGMGIDAKTAQRLISAGASFIDVAGAGGTSWIQVESYRSHQTMRRQAAKAFEDWGNPTADCIIDVRKQHPDVPMIASGGLKNGVDAAKAIALGADVSGFGRALLENAVNETEEALSEQLKRIEFELRTAMFGIGASSINRLKYNSALRKK; encoded by the coding sequence TTGGAACATTTGGGGTTTGAGCAAACCGAAAAACGAAAAAACGAGCATATCGACATCTGTCTTACAGAAGAAGTTGAAGGGGCAGGATTAACGACAGGACTAGAACGCTATCGTTTTAAACACAATCCATTACCTGAGATTGCTTATGATGAAGTGGATATCTCTACTTCTTTTCTAAATAAAAAATTAAACACGCCATTTCTTATAAGCTCAATGACCGGCGGCACTGAACGAGCATGGGAAATAAATAAGCGTCTTGCCAAAGCTGCTGAAGCACATGGGTGGGCACTTGGAGTAGGATCGATGCGTGCAGCGATTCAAGAATCCAAATCCGTATACTCCTTTGATGTGAGAAAATACGCACCAACCATCCCGGTCCTAGCTAATATTGGGGCTGTACAACTTAATTACGGTTTTACCATTGAAGAATGTAAGCGAGCCATTGATTTAATTCAAGCTGATGCGCTGTTGCTTCATTTAAATCCACTACAGGAAGTGTTTCAACCAGAAGGCGACACAGATTTCCAGGATTTAATTGTTAAAATTCGTGAAGTAGCAAAGGCGATTCCCGTTCCGCTTGGGATTAAAGAAGTTGGTATGGGGATTGATGCGAAGACAGCTCAGCGCCTGATTAGTGCGGGGGCCAGCTTTATCGATGTCGCAGGGGCGGGCGGAACGTCCTGGATTCAAGTTGAAAGCTATCGTTCTCATCAAACGATGCGCAGGCAAGCTGCGAAGGCTTTTGAGGATTGGGGGAACCCAACCGCAGATTGCATCATTGATGTGCGAAAGCAGCACCCTGATGTACCAATGATTGCAAGTGGAGGGCTAAAAAACGGTGTGGACGCAGCGAAAGCGATCGCCCTCGGTGCAGATGTTTCTGGATTTGGAAGGGCATTACTTGAAAATGCCGTAAATGAAACTGAAGAAGCGCTCTCAGAACAATTGAAACGAATTGAATTTGAATTACGAACTGCTATGTTTGGGATTGGTGCTTCGTCTATTAACAGGTTAAAATACAATAGCGCATTACGTAAGAAATAG
- a CDS encoding Na+/H+ antiporter NhaC family protein: MVAMKTKLVIPGLTAGLLTASFIYKPGVISGLQQFYEFIMSGLKDENNVKIVLFLYMFTGLIGLMKYTGGIKGFVHLASSKINTKKGALFLTWISTIGTFSAPSFRIVTVAPIMKALLNKVKITPQELGFVIETTATPVIVLMPIATAFVGYMSSVVQLSLKAEGIEGDGYRYFLQSIPYNFFSISIILIGFYLSFFHHSKKQATDAGNQEKELDDQWEDCHPAVAKDLPKKPFNLLLPLGGVILLTLFLTYWSGYEKGFTSLLQAFIEADVLDAMVFALLTTVLLTFLFYLFQRFSLKELVTFFIEGGNEMMPVIILLTVVWGLAASTEALGFSTFVTSNLDWIPSLFVPPVLFLVGAFISYFIGSSWGTWGILMPLGISLGHSTGTDLPLVIGAVFASGTFGAFSSPLSDNTNTIARILKLNPMTYAKFKLTPALIAAGTAAVGYFIISFVI, from the coding sequence ATGGTTGCGATGAAAACTAAGCTAGTGATTCCAGGTCTTACAGCAGGACTGTTAACGGCCTCATTTATTTATAAACCGGGCGTCATTAGTGGTTTACAGCAGTTTTATGAGTTTATCATGAGTGGTCTTAAAGATGAGAATAACGTTAAAATCGTTCTTTTTCTCTATATGTTTACCGGATTAATTGGATTAATGAAATATACAGGTGGAATTAAAGGGTTTGTTCATCTAGCATCTTCGAAAATCAATACAAAAAAAGGAGCATTGTTTCTTACTTGGATCTCGACAATTGGAACCTTTAGCGCTCCGAGCTTTCGCATTGTAACAGTAGCACCAATCATGAAAGCTCTTCTAAATAAAGTGAAAATCACGCCTCAGGAACTTGGATTTGTGATCGAGACGACTGCCACTCCAGTGATTGTATTGATGCCAATTGCGACTGCTTTTGTTGGATACATGTCGTCTGTTGTTCAGCTTTCTTTAAAAGCGGAAGGCATTGAAGGTGATGGTTATCGTTATTTTCTTCAAAGTATTCCGTATAACTTTTTTTCCATCAGTATCATTCTAATCGGCTTTTATTTAAGCTTTTTTCATCACAGCAAAAAACAAGCGACTGATGCAGGGAATCAAGAGAAGGAGCTAGATGATCAGTGGGAGGACTGTCATCCAGCCGTAGCAAAAGACCTTCCAAAAAAGCCGTTCAACTTATTACTGCCGCTTGGAGGAGTCATACTGTTAACTCTTTTTCTTACGTATTGGAGTGGGTATGAAAAAGGCTTTACCTCCTTACTTCAAGCATTCATTGAGGCGGATGTGCTTGATGCCATGGTATTTGCTCTATTAACAACGGTGCTACTTACATTCCTTTTTTATTTATTCCAGCGTTTCTCCTTAAAGGAACTCGTGACTTTCTTTATTGAAGGAGGAAATGAAATGATGCCGGTGATCATATTGTTAACGGTTGTGTGGGGGCTCGCTGCCTCAACTGAAGCGCTTGGATTTTCAACATTTGTCACATCTAATCTTGATTGGATTCCATCGTTATTCGTTCCGCCTGTTTTGTTTCTTGTTGGTGCGTTTATTTCTTATTTCATTGGTTCGTCGTGGGGAACTTGGGGGATTTTAATGCCGCTTGGTATTTCGCTTGGTCATTCAACCGGAACCGATCTTCCTCTCGTCATTGGAGCCGTATTTGCGAGCGGTACATTTGGAGCTTTTTCTTCACCGTTAAGTGATAATACGAATACAATAGCGAGAATTTTAAAGTTAAACCCGATGACATATGCTAAATTTAAACTAACTCCTGCACTTATTGCAGCAGGGACGGCTGCAGTAGGATATTTTATTATTTCTTTTGTGATTTAG
- the msrA gene encoding peptide-methionine (S)-S-oxide reductase MsrA codes for MHTLMDNETRKQQLIKTLLQKGIYKKGAKQLYMLTLNELENIYDRSEKINTITGNGVVKVEQATFAAGCFWGVEALFQQLNGVISTTAGFTGGETINPTYEDVYSELTGHAESVQVEYDPSLISYEELVEVFFENHNPTSLNKQGEDIGTRYRSAIFFHSNEQAEIALIAKENLERSGRFKKHVVTQIVPITSFYRADEYHQSYLAKRGQSSCKIS; via the coding sequence TTGCATACACTAATGGATAACGAAACTAGAAAACAGCAACTTATTAAGACCCTTCTCCAAAAAGGAATCTATAAGAAGGGTGCCAAACAGCTTTATATGTTAACACTAAATGAACTGGAAAACATATATGATCGATCTGAAAAAATCAATACGATAACTGGAAACGGAGTGGTCAAAGTGGAGCAAGCAACATTTGCAGCAGGGTGCTTTTGGGGTGTAGAAGCACTATTTCAACAATTAAACGGCGTTATTTCGACAACAGCAGGATTTACTGGTGGTGAAACAATTAACCCTACGTATGAAGATGTTTATTCTGAGTTAACAGGTCATGCAGAATCCGTGCAAGTTGAATACGATCCTTCCCTCATTTCTTATGAAGAGCTCGTGGAAGTGTTTTTTGAAAATCATAACCCAACTTCTTTAAATAAACAGGGAGAAGATATCGGAACCCGCTATCGCTCAGCGATCTTTTTCCATTCTAATGAGCAGGCAGAAATTGCATTAATTGCAAAAGAAAATCTTGAGCGTTCAGGGCGTTTTAAGAAACATGTTGTTACTCAAATTGTTCCGATCACTTCATTTTATCGTGCAGACGAATATCACCAAAGTTATCTTGCTAAGCGTGGACAGTCTTCTTGTAAAATTTCGTAA